A window of the Tunturibacter empetritectus genome harbors these coding sequences:
- a CDS encoding TIM-barrel domain-containing protein: protein MRKLSHEPSTRLPPIARKIYLHLTRLIKASSRPESCSLTARRSGETPVFLRHSESTRTSVPVKTPASRIHSESARTSVPVKTPAFRLYLPALLLLTAAIQAQDPTENYNPIADPSAQVTLGNARFTVLTPQMIRMEWAAGAHFEDRASFVFLNRRLPVPPFTKNITRTAASRVLHLHTASLDLTYTLSPHNSGNSDGHFTPTNLAVSLTLNGKPVTWTPGLTDPENLLGTTRTLDGARGGKTQEPIGQGLISRSGWAIVDDSTTPLFDSADFSFPRGEDSPLPWVAERPEITNQTETQYDQLKQSESPTTTDPATPILRQDWYLIAYGHDYKQALFDYVRVAGRIPLPPRFAFGAWWSRYWSYSDQELDDLVHQARANNVPLDVLVIDMDWHLPFGNDWSVKDPSGNQARWTGYTWNKLLFPDPQLFLDKMHREGLKVTLNLHPASGVQPFEEPYPAMARAMGIDPASNNYIPFDITDKKFARNYLDLLHHPLEHQGIDFWWLDWQQSTHTKLPGVNPTWWLNYVHFTDQQREGKRPLLFHRWGGLGNHRYQIGFSGDVISTWDSLAFQPWFTATAANVGYAYWSHDIGGHMPGKIDPELYTRWLQFGALSPILRTHTTKNPDAERRIWAYPEPYSDVMRQAYTLRYALLPYLYTEARRTYDTGVAFLRPLYYNWPESPEAYTSKNEYQLGENLLVAPIATPADPETNLAHQTIWLPPGEWIESPTGRHFTGPLKLDRSFSLPQTPLYIRAGAIVPLAPPMLYTNQHPLSPLIVEINPLANNATSQYTLYEDSGDSPNYTTNESARTTLSATQSADTLTVTVAPAQGTYPGMPTSRSYQLKLPDDWPPTQVTVNDISIPYQPDAAKPGWHFEGNTLTTIVTTGDLPITSAVTFRIQRDLTLTARRAELDGFSGTIQRLREAYDALQNNTPVDTPPDELTDAMQTGDRLSYHPEQASAILTHFYELLPKVAAAVAKTESVDDQRRETMVHNLMTGNHSYTPEAATAMLTQIRRRDSIATAAIADIQADGQKQRPAAAPTGNSQ from the coding sequence TTGAGAAAGCTGTCGCACGAACCTAGTACCCGCCTACCACCAATCGCCCGCAAAATCTACCTCCACCTAACCCGTCTCATAAAAGCGTCATCTCGACCGGAGTCGTGCAGCCTCACCGCACGACGCAGTGGAGAGACCCCCGTATTTCTTCGCCACAGCGAATCCACCCGTACCTCGGTACCCGTCAAGACCCCCGCATCTCGTATCCACAGCGAATCAGCCCGTACCTCGGTACCCGTCAAGACCCCCGCATTTCGCCTTTATCTCCCCGCGCTACTCCTGCTCACCGCCGCCATCCAAGCCCAGGACCCCACAGAAAACTACAACCCCATCGCCGACCCTTCCGCCCAAGTCACCCTCGGCAACGCCCGCTTCACCGTCCTCACCCCGCAGATGATCCGCATGGAGTGGGCCGCCGGCGCACACTTCGAAGATCGCGCCTCCTTCGTCTTCCTCAACCGCCGCCTCCCCGTCCCGCCCTTCACCAAAAACATCACCCGCACCGCCGCCAGCCGCGTCCTGCACCTCCACACCGCCAGCCTCGACCTCACGTACACCCTCTCGCCTCACAACAGCGGAAACAGCGACGGCCACTTCACCCCCACCAACCTCGCCGTCTCGCTCACCCTCAACGGCAAGCCCGTCACCTGGACCCCCGGTCTCACCGATCCCGAAAACCTCCTCGGCACCACCCGCACCCTTGACGGCGCACGCGGCGGCAAGACCCAGGAGCCGATCGGCCAGGGACTCATCTCCCGCTCCGGCTGGGCCATCGTCGACGACTCCACAACACCTCTCTTCGACTCCGCCGACTTCAGCTTCCCCCGCGGCGAAGACAGCCCCCTCCCCTGGGTCGCAGAGCGTCCCGAGATCACCAACCAAACCGAAACCCAATACGACCAGCTCAAGCAATCCGAATCCCCCACCACCACCGATCCCGCAACCCCCATCCTCCGCCAGGACTGGTACCTCATCGCCTACGGCCACGACTACAAGCAAGCCCTCTTCGACTACGTCCGCGTCGCCGGCCGCATCCCCCTCCCCCCGCGCTTCGCCTTCGGAGCCTGGTGGTCCCGCTACTGGTCCTACAGCGATCAGGAGCTCGACGACCTCGTCCACCAGGCCCGCGCCAACAACGTCCCCCTCGACGTCCTCGTCATCGACATGGACTGGCACCTCCCCTTCGGCAACGACTGGAGCGTCAAAGATCCCTCCGGCAACCAGGCCCGCTGGACCGGCTACACCTGGAACAAGCTCCTCTTCCCCGACCCCCAGCTCTTCCTCGACAAGATGCATCGCGAAGGCCTCAAAGTCACCCTCAACCTGCACCCCGCCTCCGGCGTCCAGCCCTTCGAAGAGCCCTACCCCGCCATGGCCCGCGCCATGGGCATCGACCCCGCCTCCAACAACTACATCCCCTTCGACATCACCGACAAAAAATTCGCCCGCAACTACCTCGACCTCCTCCACCACCCCCTCGAGCATCAGGGCATCGACTTCTGGTGGCTCGACTGGCAGCAGTCCACCCACACCAAACTTCCCGGCGTCAACCCCACCTGGTGGCTCAACTACGTCCACTTCACCGACCAGCAGCGCGAGGGCAAGCGCCCCCTCCTCTTCCACCGCTGGGGCGGCCTCGGCAACCACCGCTACCAGATCGGCTTCTCCGGCGACGTCATCTCCACCTGGGACTCGCTCGCCTTCCAGCCCTGGTTCACCGCCACCGCCGCCAACGTCGGCTACGCCTACTGGAGCCACGACATCGGCGGCCACATGCCCGGCAAGATCGACCCCGAGCTCTACACCCGATGGCTCCAGTTCGGCGCCCTCAGCCCCATCCTCCGCACCCACACCACCAAAAATCCCGACGCCGAACGCCGCATCTGGGCCTATCCCGAGCCGTACTCCGACGTCATGCGCCAGGCCTACACCCTCCGCTACGCCCTGCTGCCATACCTCTACACCGAAGCCCGCCGCACCTACGACACCGGCGTCGCCTTCCTCCGTCCCCTCTACTACAACTGGCCCGAGAGCCCCGAAGCCTACACCAGCAAAAACGAGTACCAGCTAGGCGAAAATCTCCTCGTCGCCCCCATCGCCACCCCCGCCGATCCTGAGACCAACCTCGCCCACCAAACCATCTGGCTGCCCCCCGGCGAGTGGATCGAATCCCCCACCGGCCGCCACTTCACCGGCCCCCTCAAACTCGACCGCTCCTTTTCTCTCCCGCAGACCCCCCTCTACATTCGCGCCGGAGCTATCGTCCCCCTGGCCCCGCCCATGCTCTACACCAACCAGCATCCCCTCAGCCCGCTCATAGTAGAAATCAACCCACTCGCCAACAACGCAACCTCCCAGTACACCCTCTACGAAGACAGCGGCGACTCCCCCAACTACACCACCAACGAATCCGCCCGCACCACCCTCTCCGCCACCCAATCAGCCGACACCCTCACCGTCACCGTCGCCCCCGCGCAAGGCACGTACCCAGGCATGCCCACCAGCCGCAGCTACCAACTCAAGCTCCCAGACGACTGGCCACCCACTCAAGTCACCGTCAACGATATTTCCATTCCCTACCAGCCCGACGCCGCCAAACCCGGCTGGCACTTTGAAGGCAACACCCTCACCACCATCGTCACCACCGGCGATCTCCCCATCACCTCCGCCGTCACCTTCCGCATCCAACGCGACCTCACCCTCACCGCCCGCCGCGCCGAACTCGATGGCTTCTCCGGCACCATCCAGCGCCTCCGCGAGGCCTACGACGCCCTCCAGAACAACACCCCCGTCGACACCCCGCCCGACGAACTCACCGACGCCATGCAGACCGGCGACCGCCTCAGCTACCACCCTGAGCAGGCTTCCGCCATACTCACCCACTTCTACGAACTCCTGCCCAAGGTCGCCGCTGCCGTCGCCAAAACCGAGTCCGTCGACGATCAACGTCGCGAGACCATGGTCCACAACCTGATGACCGGCAACCACAGCTATACCCCCGAAGCCGCCACCGCCATGCTCACCCAGATCCGCCGCCGCGACAGCATCGCCACCGCCGCCATCGCCGACATACAAGCCGACGGCCAAAAGCAACGCCCCGCCGCCGCACCCACCGGCAACTCCCAATGA
- the neuC gene encoding UDP-N-acetylglucosamine 2-epimerase: MKRTIAVVTSSRADYSHLYWPLKDLAAHAGVDLKLIVLAAHLSPQFGSTVEEIERDGLPIAARIECLLSSDTGIGMAKTLGLATLGLADALAQLKPDLLLLIADRYEMLAPASVALTLRIPIAHIEGGEISEGAIDDAVRNALTKLAHLHFTSTHTARARVIAMGEEPWRVHRAGAPSLDHLRRSTLLTRNQLEAALGLPLTGPITVVAYHPVTLLPNHTAEAEALFKALEHLALKQQDHQTQQSQSSQQAHQTQRAQQSQQTQRTQQAQEAQQSRQTHQSQHTPGHILFCYPNADAGSYALMDRIHAFCLRHPNARLFVNLPAITYWSLLREATLLLGNSSSGIMEAASFHLPVVNIGLRQHGRERGPNILDAAIPPGDPDPAPILHQIAKATNPAFRQRLLPHENLYGDGHASNRIVEVLTTTPLEHLLHKHAQPLPDPA, encoded by the coding sequence ATGAAAAGAACCATCGCCGTCGTCACCAGCTCCCGCGCCGACTACAGCCATCTCTACTGGCCCCTCAAAGACCTCGCCGCCCACGCAGGCGTCGACCTCAAGCTCATCGTCCTCGCCGCCCACCTCTCCCCCCAGTTCGGCTCCACCGTCGAGGAGATCGAGCGCGACGGCCTCCCCATCGCCGCCCGCATCGAGTGCCTGCTCAGCTCCGACACCGGCATCGGCATGGCCAAGACCCTCGGCCTCGCCACCCTGGGATTGGCCGACGCCCTGGCGCAGCTAAAACCCGACCTCCTCCTCCTCATCGCCGACCGATACGAGATGCTCGCCCCCGCCAGCGTCGCCCTCACCCTCCGCATCCCCATCGCCCACATCGAAGGCGGCGAGATCAGCGAAGGCGCCATCGACGACGCCGTCCGCAACGCCCTCACCAAGCTCGCTCATCTCCACTTCACCTCCACCCACACCGCCCGCGCCCGCGTCATCGCCATGGGCGAAGAGCCCTGGCGCGTCCATCGCGCCGGTGCCCCCTCACTCGACCACCTCCGCCGCAGCACCCTGCTCACCCGCAATCAACTCGAAGCCGCGCTGGGCTTACCCCTCACCGGCCCGATCACCGTAGTCGCCTACCACCCCGTCACTCTCCTTCCCAACCACACCGCCGAAGCCGAAGCCCTCTTCAAAGCACTCGAACACCTCGCGCTAAAACAACAGGACCACCAGACTCAACAATCTCAGTCGTCCCAACAGGCCCACCAGACTCAACGGGCCCAGCAGTCGCAACAAACTCAACGGACCCAACAGGCCCAAGAGGCTCAGCAGAGCCGACAGACCCACCAGTCTCAGCACACCCCCGGCCACATTCTCTTCTGCTACCCCAACGCCGACGCCGGCAGCTACGCCCTCATGGACCGCATCCACGCCTTCTGCCTCCGCCACCCCAACGCCCGCCTCTTCGTCAACCTCCCCGCCATCACCTACTGGAGCCTCCTCCGCGAGGCCACCCTCCTCCTCGGCAACTCCAGCAGCGGCATCATGGAGGCCGCCTCCTTCCATCTCCCCGTCGTCAACATTGGCCTCCGCCAGCACGGACGCGAACGCGGCCCCAACATCCTCGACGCCGCAATCCCCCCAGGAGACCCGGACCCCGCCCCCATCCTCCACCAGATCGCCAAAGCCACCAATCCAGCTTTCCGCCAACGCCTCCTACCCCACGAAAACCTCTACGGCGACGGCCACGCCTCCAACCGCATCGTAGAAGTCCTCACCACCACCCCCCTCGAACACCTCCTCCACAAACACGCCCAACCCCTCCCAGACCCCGCATGA
- a CDS encoding glycoside hydrolase family 16 protein, with translation MTTSNSMAGRKALCLSLLAATLLPAASAHASWSPREGSPREGIHHEGPSNKEKKEKLLWQETFHSIANPQPDPAIWTYDTGGDGWGNGELEFYCAYGSGKPPCDSAQPNAFVADGLLHLVARKMPDGRYTSARLLSKHLKSFQYGRIEARIRIPAGQGIWPAFWLLGEDIDTVNWPASGELDVMENIGKEPDTIHGSIHGKSFTGTLLGTPAKLPDGAPFAAGFHTYGMIWKPGSIAYYIDDPAKPYVTYTPKDLPPGAVWPFDNRRFFLIVNLAVGGDWPGNPDPTTAFPSEMLVDYLKVWELP, from the coding sequence ATGACCACGAGCAATAGCATGGCTGGCCGGAAGGCTCTCTGCCTCTCCCTGCTCGCCGCCACGCTGCTGCCGGCAGCCTCCGCCCACGCCTCCTGGTCTCCTCGTGAAGGGTCTCCTCGCGAAGGGATACATCACGAAGGGCCCTCTAACAAAGAGAAGAAAGAAAAGCTCCTCTGGCAAGAGACCTTCCACTCCATCGCCAACCCCCAGCCTGACCCTGCCATCTGGACCTACGACACCGGAGGCGACGGCTGGGGCAACGGCGAGCTCGAGTTCTACTGCGCCTACGGCTCCGGCAAACCGCCCTGCGATTCCGCCCAGCCCAACGCCTTCGTAGCGGACGGCCTCCTCCACCTCGTCGCCCGAAAGATGCCCGACGGCCGCTACACCTCCGCCCGTCTCCTCTCCAAACACCTGAAGTCCTTTCAGTACGGCCGGATCGAGGCCCGCATCCGCATCCCCGCCGGTCAAGGCATCTGGCCCGCCTTCTGGCTCCTCGGAGAGGACATCGACACCGTCAACTGGCCCGCCTCCGGCGAACTCGACGTCATGGAGAACATCGGCAAAGAGCCTGACACCATCCACGGCTCCATCCACGGCAAGAGCTTTACCGGCACCCTCCTCGGCACCCCGGCCAAACTCCCCGACGGAGCGCCCTTCGCCGCCGGCTTCCACACCTACGGCATGATCTGGAAGCCCGGCAGCATCGCCTACTACATCGACGACCCAGCCAAGCCCTACGTCACCTACACCCCAAAAGATCTGCCACCCGGAGCCGTCTGGCCCTTCGATAACCGGCGCTTCTTCCTGATCGTCAACCTCGCCGTAGGCGGTGACTGGCCCGGCAACCCCGACCCCACCACCGCCTTCCCCTCCGAGATGCTGGTCGACTACCTCAAAGTCTGGGAGCTGCCTTGA
- the bglX gene encoding beta-glucosidase BglX, with amino-acid sequence MQDQDRTTRVPQGNGRKASSTHQPTLRSCFLRPRTLLVSLLLITSVTPLATSQSPATIPSEAAVAARVDSLLAKMTVAEKIGQLNQLDYVNASDDAILRGDVGAFLNLADPVEINRVQHLAMDRTRMHIPLLLGFDVINGYRTLFPISLAQAATWDPALVEAMHATIAQETAAVGINWTFAPMLDIARDPRWGRIVEGSGEDPYLASRMAVAKIQGLQGPQLGAPGKILACVKHFAGYGAPPGGRDYDSVYLPEVQLQNVYLPPFRAAVEAGAGSVMSAYMSLNDVPASGNAALLRGVLRDQWGFRGFVVSDSWAIHTMRSEGYVENLDQAALRALKAGENMDMGSQTYLKFLPEHVANHDVSLRELDDAVRPILRIKVLMGLFEHPYVDASKTEATLTDPAHRAQARHAASETAVLLRNEDNTLPIAPSIHSIAVIGPLADTPAALMGSWPAKAKKSETLSLLSAIRERAGAAVQILYEPGVPIGREPQAELNPDTITPRPYNSDPPAPDSPIAKAVATSLKADLTLLILGEDASMNGEYASRASIDLPGRQEEMMQAVTLAARKAGKPVALVLVNGRPLNITWASTHVPSILEVWQPGTEGGHAVADLLFGDANPGGKLPLTWPRSTGQIPIYYAHNATKVNQEAADFKSFYWDEPTTPLYPFGFGLSYTTFTLRDLKLNTSEIQSGGSLEATVVVENKGSRPGDEVVQLYTHQRSGTAVRPVRELKGFERVTLQPGESKTVAFTIGPRQLQFWSPATRAWGVEPDDFDLWVGDSSRATLHETFKVTAPVKIAAGQNGQAVPEKTVAKEDKNDHEQ; translated from the coding sequence ATGCAGGATCAAGACAGAACGACCCGCGTTCCTCAAGGGAACGGACGCAAGGCATCCTCGACGCACCAGCCCACCCTAAGGTCCTGCTTCCTGCGGCCTCGCACCCTCCTCGTAAGCCTCCTCCTAATCACCTCCGTCACCCCCCTCGCCACCTCGCAGTCTCCTGCCACCATCCCCTCCGAGGCAGCCGTAGCCGCCCGCGTCGACTCCCTGCTTGCCAAAATGACCGTCGCCGAGAAGATCGGCCAGTTGAACCAGCTCGACTACGTCAACGCCTCCGACGACGCCATCCTCCGCGGAGACGTCGGCGCCTTTCTCAACCTCGCCGACCCCGTCGAGATCAACCGCGTCCAGCACCTTGCCATGGATCGCACCCGGATGCACATCCCCCTGCTCCTCGGCTTCGATGTCATCAACGGCTACCGCACCCTCTTCCCCATCTCCCTCGCCCAGGCCGCCACTTGGGACCCCGCCCTCGTCGAAGCCATGCACGCGACCATCGCCCAGGAGACCGCCGCCGTCGGCATCAACTGGACCTTCGCCCCCATGCTCGACATCGCCCGCGACCCCCGCTGGGGCCGGATCGTCGAAGGCTCCGGCGAAGATCCCTACCTCGCCAGCCGCATGGCCGTCGCCAAGATCCAGGGCCTTCAGGGACCCCAGCTCGGCGCACCCGGCAAGATCCTCGCCTGCGTCAAACACTTCGCCGGCTACGGCGCACCGCCCGGCGGCCGCGACTACGACTCCGTCTACCTCCCGGAGGTCCAGCTTCAGAACGTCTACCTCCCTCCCTTTCGCGCCGCCGTCGAAGCCGGAGCAGGCAGCGTCATGAGTGCCTACATGTCCCTCAATGACGTCCCCGCCAGCGGCAACGCAGCTCTGCTCCGCGGCGTCCTGCGCGACCAGTGGGGCTTTCGCGGCTTCGTCGTCAGCGACTCCTGGGCCATCCACACCATGCGCAGCGAAGGCTACGTGGAGAACCTCGACCAGGCCGCCCTCCGCGCCCTCAAGGCCGGAGAAAATATGGATATGGGCAGCCAGACCTACCTCAAGTTCCTGCCCGAACACGTCGCCAACCACGACGTCTCCCTCCGCGAACTCGACGACGCGGTCCGCCCCATCCTCCGCATCAAAGTCCTCATGGGCCTCTTCGAACACCCCTACGTCGACGCGTCCAAAACTGAAGCCACCCTCACCGACCCCGCCCATCGCGCCCAGGCCCGTCACGCCGCCAGCGAGACCGCCGTCCTCCTGCGCAACGAGGACAACACCCTGCCCATCGCGCCCTCCATCCACTCCATCGCCGTCATCGGCCCACTCGCGGATACCCCCGCAGCTCTCATGGGCTCCTGGCCCGCCAAGGCAAAAAAGTCGGAGACCCTCTCCCTCCTCTCCGCCATCCGTGAGCGCGCCGGCGCCGCCGTGCAGATCCTCTACGAACCTGGCGTCCCCATCGGACGCGAGCCGCAGGCCGAACTCAACCCCGACACCATCACCCCGCGTCCCTACAACTCCGACCCGCCTGCCCCAGACTCACCCATCGCCAAAGCCGTCGCCACCAGCCTCAAGGCCGACCTCACCCTCCTGATCCTCGGCGAAGACGCCTCCATGAATGGCGAATACGCCTCCCGCGCCTCCATTGATCTGCCCGGCCGCCAGGAGGAGATGATGCAGGCCGTCACCCTCGCCGCCCGCAAGGCGGGCAAGCCCGTCGCCCTCGTCCTCGTCAACGGCAGGCCGCTCAACATCACCTGGGCCTCCACCCACGTGCCGTCCATCCTCGAGGTCTGGCAGCCCGGCACCGAAGGCGGCCACGCCGTAGCCGATCTCCTCTTCGGCGACGCCAACCCCGGCGGCAAACTCCCCCTCACCTGGCCCCGCTCCACCGGTCAGATCCCCATCTACTACGCGCACAACGCCACCAAGGTCAATCAGGAGGCCGCCGACTTCAAATCCTTCTACTGGGACGAGCCCACCACTCCGCTCTACCCCTTCGGCTTCGGCCTGAGCTACACCACCTTCACCCTGCGCGACCTCAAGCTCAACACCTCCGAGATTCAGTCCGGCGGCTCCCTCGAGGCCACCGTCGTCGTCGAAAACAAAGGCTCCCGCCCCGGTGACGAGGTCGTTCAGCTCTACACCCACCAGCGCTCCGGCACCGCCGTCCGCCCCGTGCGTGAGCTAAAAGGCTTCGAGCGTGTCACCCTCCAGCCCGGCGAATCGAAGACCGTAGCCTTCACCATCGGCCCTCGCCAGTTGCAGTTCTGGAGTCCCGCCACCCGCGCCTGGGGCGTCGAGCCCGACGACTTCGACCTCTGGGTCGGAGACAGCTCCCGCGCCACCCTCCACGAAACCTTCAAAGTCACGGCCCCCGTCAAGATCGCCGCCGGACAAAACGGACAAGCGGTCCCCGAAAAGACCGTAGCCAAAGAGGACAAAAATGACCACGAGCAATAG
- a CDS encoding polysaccharide biosynthesis protein produces MTLPPPSTQPNPQALTSKHLSGKRILLTGAGGSIGSALAQAIAASSPASLLLLDASEHALYQIDRDLPTPHVSLLGSVCDPALLAEIFELHQPEIVFHAAAFKHVPLLERQPFAAIANNVLGTYALLEAATQHHAEHLVLVSTDKAVDPSSLMGASKRIAELLLLASTSTTRLTAVRLGNVLGSRGSVLPLFLDQIARSGPVTVTHPEASRYFLSLDQCIEALLAALEPAVLEPAALEPQPPSPLKKEIIFLPHLNTPIRIADLARDLIASHASSASLVFTQLRPGDKLEESLLSPRESLLPETGNQKQTLTAISSPAPSAATLHAAMRTLQQAITNRDLPALLHTILQLVPEYTPSALLLEAARQSPRTLQEARA; encoded by the coding sequence GTGACCCTACCCCCACCATCCACGCAGCCGAATCCGCAAGCCCTCACCAGCAAGCATCTCTCCGGCAAGCGCATCCTCCTCACCGGAGCCGGCGGCTCCATCGGCTCCGCCCTCGCCCAAGCCATCGCCGCCTCCTCACCCGCCAGCCTCCTCCTCCTCGACGCCTCCGAACACGCCCTCTACCAGATCGACCGCGACCTCCCAACACCCCATGTCTCTCTCCTCGGAAGCGTCTGCGACCCAGCACTCCTCGCCGAGATCTTTGAACTCCACCAACCCGAGATCGTCTTCCACGCCGCCGCCTTCAAGCACGTCCCCTTGCTCGAGCGCCAGCCCTTCGCCGCCATCGCCAACAACGTCCTCGGCACCTACGCCCTCCTCGAGGCCGCCACCCAGCATCACGCCGAGCACCTCGTCCTCGTCTCCACCGACAAGGCCGTCGACCCATCCAGCCTCATGGGCGCCTCCAAGCGCATCGCCGAACTCCTCCTCCTCGCCAGCACCTCCACCACGCGCCTTACCGCCGTCCGCCTCGGCAACGTGCTCGGCTCGCGCGGCAGCGTCCTCCCGCTCTTCCTCGACCAGATCGCCCGCAGCGGCCCCGTCACCGTCACCCACCCCGAAGCCAGCCGCTACTTCCTCTCCCTCGACCAGTGCATCGAAGCCCTCCTCGCCGCATTAGAGCCCGCCGTACTAGAACCCGCCGCACTAGAGCCGCAACCCCCGTCGCCTCTCAAGAAGGAAATCATCTTCCTCCCGCATTTGAATACCCCCATCCGCATCGCCGATCTAGCCCGCGACCTCATCGCCTCTCACGCCAGCTCGGCCTCCCTCGTCTTCACCCAGCTCCGCCCCGGCGACAAGCTGGAAGAGTCCCTGCTCTCCCCCCGCGAATCCCTGCTCCCTGAAACCGGCAATCAAAAACAAACCCTCACCGCCATCTCCAGCCCAGCGCCCTCTGCCGCCACCCTCCACGCCGCCATGCGCACTCTCCAGCAAGCCATCACTAACCGCGATCTCCCCGCCCTCCTCCACACCATCCTCCAGCTCGTCCCCGAGTACACCCCCAGCGCACTCCTCCTCGAAGCCGCCAGACAATCGCCGCGCACCCTCCAGGAAGCCCGCGCATGA
- a CDS encoding alginate lyase family protein — protein MSRNPQKTLTRRTFCASVAAAALTRTLPARADSPTPYNLIARTDRNRILRAAALYLKIQPQTITSFPAPASSEESGGPETPLSPHDFYSQADYFWPDPANPTGPYLSRDGQSNPNIFHGHRQAMIALSIQMPALTAAWLLTRNQRYAQHAADHLRAWFLSLATRMNPNLQYAQAVHGAFPGRSYGIIDTLHLVEVARAASLLPAFLTPAERATLNAWFRDYLDWLQSSKPGVEERNATNNHAACWSLQAAEYARLIDDEPTRAHLRTQLKTILLPNQMAPNGSFPKELARTKPYSYSIFNFDVMATLCQSLSTPTEDLFAFQLSDGRGICQAAAFLFPYLEDKTSWPYKKDVEHFDILPVRSPGLLFCGLACHHQPYIKLWQHLNPDPTDPEIIRNCPIRQPILWFAPPT, from the coding sequence ATGAGCCGCAACCCACAAAAAACTCTCACCCGCCGAACCTTCTGCGCCAGCGTAGCCGCAGCAGCCCTCACCCGCACCTTGCCTGCCCGCGCCGACTCTCCCACTCCCTACAACCTCATAGCCCGCACCGACCGCAACCGCATCCTCCGCGCCGCAGCCCTCTACCTCAAGATCCAACCTCAGACCATCACCAGCTTCCCCGCGCCCGCCAGCTCCGAAGAATCCGGAGGCCCAGAAACCCCACTCAGCCCGCACGACTTCTACTCCCAGGCCGACTACTTCTGGCCCGACCCCGCCAACCCCACCGGCCCCTACCTCAGCCGCGACGGCCAGAGCAATCCCAACATCTTCCACGGCCACCGCCAGGCCATGATCGCCCTCTCGATCCAGATGCCCGCCCTCACCGCCGCATGGCTCCTCACCCGCAACCAACGCTACGCCCAACACGCCGCCGATCACCTCCGCGCCTGGTTCCTCTCGCTCGCCACCCGCATGAACCCCAACCTCCAGTACGCCCAGGCCGTCCACGGAGCCTTCCCCGGAAGGTCCTACGGCATCATCGACACCCTCCATCTCGTCGAAGTCGCCCGCGCCGCCAGCCTCCTCCCCGCCTTCCTCACACCCGCGGAACGAGCCACCCTCAATGCCTGGTTCCGCGACTACCTCGACTGGCTCCAGTCCAGCAAGCCCGGCGTCGAAGAGCGCAACGCCACCAATAACCACGCCGCCTGCTGGTCTCTGCAGGCAGCCGAGTACGCCCGCCTCATCGACGACGAACCGACCCGCGCCCACCTTCGCACCCAGCTCAAGACCATCCTCCTCCCCAACCAGATGGCGCCCAACGGCAGCTTCCCCAAAGAGCTCGCCCGCACCAAGCCCTACAGCTACTCCATCTTCAACTTCGACGTCATGGCTACCCTCTGCCAATCCCTCAGCACCCCCACCGAAGACCTCTTCGCCTTCCAACTATCCGACGGCCGCGGCATCTGCCAGGCCGCCGCCTTCCTCTTCCCCTACCTCGAAGACAAAACCTCCTGGCCCTACAAAAAAGACGTAGAACACTTCGACATCCTCCCCGTACGCTCCCCCGGCCTCCTCTTCTGCGGCCTCGCCTGTCACCACCAGCCATACATCAAACTCTGGCAGCACCTAAACCCCGACCCCACCGACCCCGAGATCATCCGCAACTGCCCCATCCGCCAACCCATCCTCTGGTTCGCCCCGCCAACTTAG